In one Paracoccus everestensis genomic region, the following are encoded:
- a CDS encoding formate dehydrogenase subunit gamma — translation MARPYYSEPGDRIESTKPVTVSRYRGFIRANHWITAISLILLLLSGLAFFHPSLYFLTGLFGGGQTARWLHPIIGVVLFVSFLVMFIQLWRLNMPKPEDRTWVAQIGDVVKGNEENLPELGKYNAGQKMIFWSMTILIVVLIVSGIMIWEQFFGELASIPTRRWAVLIHALAAVAIILVFILHVYAAFWTRGTLRAMTRGTVTGGWAYRHHRKWLRELAGRRQNGPAE, via the coding sequence ATGGCGCGCCCCTATTATTCCGAACCGGGCGACCGGATCGAATCCACGAAACCGGTGACGGTCAGCCGTTACCGGGGCTTCATCCGGGCGAACCACTGGATCACCGCGATCTCGCTGATCCTGCTGCTGTTGTCGGGCCTGGCGTTCTTCCACCCGTCGCTGTATTTCCTGACAGGCCTTTTCGGCGGCGGGCAGACGGCACGATGGCTGCACCCGATCATCGGCGTGGTGCTGTTCGTCAGCTTCCTTGTGATGTTCATCCAGTTGTGGCGCCTCAATATGCCCAAGCCCGAGGACAGGACCTGGGTCGCCCAGATCGGCGACGTGGTGAAAGGCAACGAGGAAAACCTGCCCGAGCTTGGCAAGTACAATGCCGGGCAAAAGATGATCTTCTGGTCCATGACGATCCTGATCGTGGTGCTGATCGTGTCCGGCATCATGATCTGGGAACAGTTCTTCGGCGAGCTGGCCAGCATCCCCACCCGCCGCTGGGCCGTCCTGATCCATGCGCTTGCGGCAGTGGCGATCATCCTGGTGTTCATCCTGCACGTTTATGCGGCCTTCTGGACCCGCGGCACGCTGCGGGCCATGACCCGGGGCACCGTCACCGGCGGCTGGGCTTATCGCCATCACCGCAAATGGCTGCGCGAACTGGCTGGACGCCGCCAGAACGGCCCCGCAGAATAA
- the fdxH gene encoding formate dehydrogenase subunit beta, producing MSETAPQPTTAAANPPVQPMASNLLPSDVVRISATLDVPQPDRQLTKVAKLIDVSKCIGCKACQSACIEWNDTKPEVETNVGVYENPHDLTPNMFTLMRFAEWVNPETDNLEWLIRKDGCMHCEDPGCLKACPAPGAIVQYSNGIVDFIHENCIGCGYCVTGCPFDIPRISKVDHKSYKCTLCSDRVAVGQGPACAKACPTEAIVFGTKDDMIAHANERVADLKSRGYDNAGIYDPAGVGGTHVFYVLHHADKPTIYNGLPENPRISPVVEGWKGVTKTAGLAVLGVAAVGAAIHGIFARANRVDEHEEKAAERLVGSGPDDRGAV from the coding sequence ATGAGCGAGACCGCGCCCCAACCCACGACCGCGGCGGCGAACCCGCCGGTGCAACCCATGGCGTCCAACCTGCTGCCGTCCGACGTGGTCCGAATCTCGGCCACGCTGGACGTGCCGCAGCCGGATCGGCAACTGACCAAGGTCGCCAAGCTGATCGACGTGTCCAAGTGCATCGGCTGCAAGGCGTGCCAGTCGGCCTGCATCGAATGGAACGACACCAAGCCCGAGGTCGAAACCAACGTGGGGGTTTACGAAAACCCCCACGACCTGACGCCCAATATGTTCACCCTGATGCGCTTTGCCGAATGGGTGAACCCGGAAACCGACAACCTGGAATGGCTGATCCGCAAGGACGGCTGCATGCATTGCGAGGATCCGGGCTGCCTCAAGGCCTGCCCGGCGCCCGGCGCCATCGTGCAATATTCCAACGGCATCGTCGATTTCATCCACGAGAACTGCATCGGTTGCGGATACTGCGTGACCGGCTGCCCCTTCGACATCCCGCGCATCAGCAAGGTCGATCACAAAAGCTATAAATGCACGCTGTGTTCGGACCGTGTTGCGGTCGGCCAGGGACCGGCCTGCGCCAAGGCCTGCCCGACCGAGGCGATCGTCTTTGGCACCAAGGACGACATGATCGCCCATGCCAATGAACGGGTCGCGGACCTGAAATCGCGCGGCTATGACAATGCGGGCATCTATGACCCGGCAGGGGTCGGCGGCACCCATGTCTTTTACGTGCTGCACCATGCCGACAAGCCCACGATCTATAACGGCTTGCCGGAAAACCCGCGCATCTCGCCCGTGGTCGAGGGCTGGAAGGGCGTGACCAAGACCGCCGGGCTTGCGGTCCTGGGGGTTGCGGCCGTGGGCGCGGCGATCCACGGGATCTTCGCCCGCGCCAACCGCGTCGACGAACACGAGGAAAAGGCCGCCGAAAGGCTGGTCGGTTCCGGGCCGGATGACAGGGGGGCCGTCTGA
- the selA gene encoding L-seryl-tRNA(Sec) selenium transferase encodes MAGFRALPSVDQVLLSPMGQALIDGHGRAAVTTALRNRLDAARTAIREGADGETEAARLPHLLAADLASAARSKLRPMLNLTGTVLHTNLGRAILADEAIAAASAAMAAPLALEFDLDSGGRGQRDDHLRGLLCELTGAEDATIVNNNAAAVLIALNTFGQGRGAIVSRGELIEIGGAFRMPDIMARAGARLVEVGTTNRTHPPDYEDAITADTGLILKVHTSNYRIEGFTAEVPAPRLAQIARKAGVVLLNDLGSGSLVDLGTWGLRSEPTVAQAVAEGADLITFSGDKLLGGPQAGFIVGRKDLIAQINKNPLKRAVRLDKIRIAALEATLRLYRDPDRLAERLPTLRYLSRPQAEIAARAARLAPQVAALLPGFAVTATDCASQIGSGSLPTDTIPSAGLRITGPGGDAPDRLSARLRALPCPVVGHIHGGALILDLRCLDRDEDLLGALSA; translated from the coding sequence ATGGCGGGGTTTCGCGCCCTGCCCTCGGTCGATCAGGTTTTGCTGTCCCCGATGGGCCAGGCGCTGATCGACGGCCATGGCCGCGCGGCGGTCACGACTGCGCTTCGCAACCGGCTGGATGCCGCGCGGACGGCAATCCGCGAGGGCGCCGACGGCGAAACCGAGGCCGCGCGCCTGCCCCACCTGCTGGCCGCCGACCTGGCGTCCGCCGCGCGGTCCAAGCTGCGCCCGATGCTGAACCTGACGGGCACCGTCCTGCACACCAACCTGGGCCGCGCCATCCTGGCCGATGAAGCCATCGCCGCCGCATCCGCCGCCATGGCCGCCCCCTTGGCCCTGGAATTCGACCTGGACAGCGGCGGGCGGGGGCAGCGCGACGACCATCTGCGCGGGCTGTTGTGCGAATTGACGGGGGCCGAGGACGCGACGATCGTCAACAACAACGCCGCCGCCGTCCTGATCGCGCTGAACACATTCGGCCAGGGGCGGGGGGCCATCGTGTCGCGCGGCGAGTTGATCGAGATCGGCGGTGCCTTTCGAATGCCCGACATCATGGCCCGCGCCGGCGCCCGTCTGGTCGAGGTGGGCACCACCAACCGCACCCATCCCCCCGATTATGAGGACGCGATCACTGCGGATACGGGCCTGATCCTCAAGGTCCACACTTCGAACTACCGGATCGAGGGGTTTACCGCCGAAGTCCCGGCGCCCCGGCTGGCGCAGATTGCCAGGAAGGCGGGCGTTGTGCTGCTGAACGACCTGGGATCGGGGTCGCTGGTCGATCTGGGCACCTGGGGCCTGCGAAGCGAACCCACCGTGGCCCAGGCAGTGGCCGAGGGCGCGGACCTGATCACCTTTTCGGGTGACAAGCTCTTGGGCGGGCCGCAGGCGGGATTCATCGTCGGGCGCAAGGATCTGATCGCGCAGATCAACAAGAACCCGCTGAAACGCGCGGTGCGGCTGGACAAGATCCGCATCGCCGCGCTGGAGGCCACGCTGCGCCTTTACCGTGACCCGGACCGGCTGGCCGAACGCCTGCCCACGCTGCGATACCTGTCGCGCCCGCAAGCGGAGATCGCCGCCCGGGCCGCGCGCCTGGCCCCGCAGGTGGCCGCGCTGCTGCCGGGCTTCGCGGTGACCGCCACGGATTGCGCCAGCCAGATCGGGTCGGGGTCGCTGCCCACAGACACGATCCCTTCTGCCGGGCTGCGGATCACGGGACCGGGCGGCGATGCGCCCGACCGCCTGTCGGCCCGGCTGCGCGCCCTGCCCTGCCCGGTCGTCGGCCATATCCACGGCGGCGCGCTGATCCTGGATCTGCGCTGTCTGGATCGGGACGAGGATCTGCTGGGGGCCCTGTCGGCATGA
- a CDS encoding cupin domain-containing protein: MMSDEGRRRLVRPGGTYDGKQGFRYLEGISAESVGTTGICLHLLTIPAGGRAKAHLHSAHETAIYVLSGVSEMWYGDRLQHHMRASAGDMVYIPAGEPHLPFNPGPEPVVAVIARTDPNEQESVMLLPELEGLVPR; the protein is encoded by the coding sequence ATGATGAGTGACGAGGGGCGGCGTCGGCTGGTCAGGCCGGGCGGAACCTATGATGGCAAGCAAGGCTTCCGCTACCTTGAAGGGATCTCGGCTGAAAGCGTCGGCACGACCGGCATCTGCCTGCACCTTCTGACGATCCCGGCCGGCGGACGCGCCAAGGCGCATCTGCACAGCGCCCATGAGACGGCGATCTATGTCCTGAGCGGGGTGTCCGAGATGTGGTACGGCGATCGGCTGCAGCATCATATGCGCGCAAGCGCGGGCGACATGGTCTATATCCCTGCAGGAGAGCCGCACCTGCCGTTCAACCCCGGACCCGAGCCAGTGGTGGCGGTGATTGCACGCACCGATCCGAACGAACAGGAAAGCGTGATGTTGCTGCCTGAACTTGAAGGGCTTGTTCCGCGGTGA
- a CDS encoding DUF1489 family protein — MSAQLHLMKLCVGAERPDDLVHWQRRFGDGHAVHVTRMWPKREGELLAGGSIFWVFKGVMLARQRIVRLDEHRHDDGIRRCALILDRELVPVTAVPRRPFQGWRYLHAQDAPADMVRGREGDVALPPQMAAALAEMGLV; from the coding sequence ATGTCAGCACAACTCCACCTTATGAAGCTTTGCGTCGGGGCCGAAAGGCCGGACGATCTGGTCCATTGGCAGCGTCGTTTCGGCGATGGCCATGCCGTTCATGTGACGCGGATGTGGCCCAAGCGCGAAGGCGAATTGCTGGCCGGGGGGTCTATCTTCTGGGTGTTCAAGGGCGTCATGCTGGCCCGCCAGCGCATCGTGCGACTGGACGAACACCGCCACGACGATGGCATCCGCCGCTGCGCCCTGATCCTGGACCGGGAACTGGTGCCTGTCACCGCCGTGCCCCGCCGCCCCTTCCAGGGCTGGCGCTATCTGCACGCCCAGGACGCCCCCGCCGACATGGTCCGGGGCCGCGAAGGGGACGTGGCATTGCCCCCGCAGATGGCGGCGGCGCTTGCGGAAATGGGGCTTGTCTGA
- a CDS encoding pseudouridine-5'-phosphate glycosidase, with product MTAPLTHSPEVSDALAAGRPVVALESTIITHGMPWPQNLEMARQVEQVIRDNGAVPATIAVMDGQIHVGLTDDALQALARTPSEQAMKLSRADLAVCLANGRTGATTVAATMICAHLAGIRVFATGGIGGVHRGAESSFDISADLQELSQTPVTVVAAGAKAILDLPKTWEVLETLGVPVIAYGQDDLPAFWSRNSGIRAPLRMDNAGQIAAAAAMRGRLGLKGGQLVANPIPPEAEIPRDQIMPVIEQALSEAEAQGVAAKEVTPFLLQRIFELTGGRSLQSNIALVLNNARLASQIAIAMTR from the coding sequence ATGACCGCCCCCCTGACCCACTCGCCCGAGGTGTCCGACGCGCTTGCCGCCGGCCGCCCGGTTGTCGCGCTTGAATCGACGATCATCACCCACGGGATGCCCTGGCCGCAGAACCTGGAGATGGCGCGGCAGGTGGAACAGGTGATCCGCGACAATGGCGCGGTGCCCGCGACGATCGCGGTCATGGACGGGCAGATCCATGTGGGGCTGACGGACGACGCCTTGCAGGCCCTGGCCCGGACCCCGTCCGAACAGGCGATGAAGCTGTCGCGCGCCGATCTGGCGGTCTGCCTTGCCAATGGCCGCACGGGCGCGACCACGGTGGCGGCGACCATGATCTGCGCGCATCTGGCGGGCATCCGGGTCTTTGCCACCGGCGGCATCGGGGGCGTGCATCGGGGGGCGGAAAGCAGCTTCGACATTTCCGCCGATCTGCAGGAACTGTCGCAAACCCCGGTGACCGTGGTTGCGGCGGGCGCCAAGGCGATCCTGGACCTGCCAAAGACATGGGAGGTGCTGGAAACCCTGGGCGTTCCGGTGATCGCCTATGGCCAGGACGACCTGCCCGCCTTCTGGTCGCGCAACAGCGGGATCCGCGCGCCGCTGCGCATGGACAACGCCGGCCAGATCGCCGCCGCCGCCGCCATGCGCGGGCGCCTGGGCCTGAAAGGCGGCCAACTGGTCGCCAACCCGATCCCGCCCGAAGCCGAGATCCCCCGCGACCAGATCATGCCGGTCATCGAACAAGCCCTGTCCGAAGCCGAAGCCCAAGGCGTCGCCGCCAAGGAGGTCACGCCCTTCCTGCTGCAACGCATCTTCGAACTGACGGGTGGCCGGTCGCTGCAATCCAACATCGCCCTGGTCCTGAACAACGCCCGCCTGGCGTCGCAAATTGCCATCGCCATGACCCGTTGA
- the fdnG gene encoding formate dehydrogenase-N subunit alpha, producing MNIDLSRRGFFKLAGAGVAATSLGAMGFGEAEAAEQAHVRAFKLATTTETRNTCPYCSVACGIILYSKGDVKAGETAELLHIEGDADHPTNRGTLCPKGAALKDFVHAPTRLTKPRYRAAGGAEFQDITWEEALDKIARAMKDDRDANFIQTNEAGVPVNRWTTTGFLAASATTNETAWLTYKTVRSMGIVGFDNQARVUHGPTVSSLGPTFGRGAMTNSWTDIKNTDLVIVMGGNAAEAHPCGFKWVTEAKHHRGARLIVVDPRFTRTASVADYYAPIRPGSDIVFLMGMIRWMIENNKVQWDYVRNYTNASLLVKDEFGWSDGLFTGYDEEKRDYDKSSWDYKMGEDGFVQTDPTLQDPRCVWNLLKAHVDAYTPEMVERVCGTPADKFLHIAEMIGECSTPTKTMTSMYALGWTQHSKGAQNIRGMAMLQLILGNIGVRGGGMNALRGHSNIQGLTDIGLMSNLIPGYLNIPTEKEADWATYMSTRGFKPIVPGQTSYWQNYSKFMVSFMKSMWGDAATPENDWAYDYLPKLDVPAYDAMRMFEMMNNGKVNLYFCQGFNALLSFPNRDRMTEAFSKLKMLVIMDPLTTETSHFWQNHGIHNDVATASIQTEVLELPTTCFAEDEGALVNSGRWLQWHWPGATPPGEAKHDTWIMAQIFQRVKKLYQDEGGVFPEPILNLSWDYADPLEPMPEELAKEMNGRALSPVYDLNDPTKVVAEAGQQLSNFGQYRDDGSTMGGCWIYAGSWTEDGNMMARRDNNDPDNTGTFSNWSFSWPANRRILYNAASCDPQGKPWDPSRKIIEWTGEKWEGYDVPDIPVTAKPGEVHPFIMNPEGVSRLFSRGMMRDGPFPTHMEPFESPVANVFNPRMRGNPVARVFESVADQFADIGDPGFPFVATSYRLTEHFHYWTKHNPVNAALQPEFFVEISEELAAERGIAKGARVRVWSKRGEVWAKALVTKRLRPMQVDGKTVHVIGIPLHWGFVGAARKGFGPNSLTSRVGDANVETPEFKAFMVNIEPAAEEPVA from the coding sequence ATGAACATCGACCTTTCGCGGCGCGGCTTTTTCAAGCTGGCGGGCGCGGGGGTTGCGGCGACATCGCTTGGGGCCATGGGCTTCGGCGAGGCCGAGGCGGCGGAACAGGCGCATGTGCGCGCCTTCAAGCTGGCCACGACCACGGAAACGCGCAACACCTGCCCTTATTGCTCGGTCGCTTGCGGCATCATCCTTTATTCCAAGGGTGACGTGAAAGCCGGCGAGACCGCCGAGCTTCTGCACATCGAGGGCGACGCGGACCACCCGACGAACCGCGGCACACTGTGCCCTAAGGGCGCCGCGCTCAAGGATTTCGTCCACGCACCGACGCGTTTGACCAAGCCGCGCTATCGCGCAGCCGGCGGCGCCGAATTCCAGGACATCACCTGGGAAGAAGCCCTGGACAAGATCGCCCGCGCGATGAAGGACGATCGCGACGCCAACTTCATCCAGACGAACGAGGCGGGCGTGCCCGTCAACCGCTGGACGACGACGGGCTTTCTGGCGGCATCGGCAACCACGAATGAGACCGCATGGCTGACCTACAAGACGGTCCGGTCCATGGGGATCGTCGGATTCGATAACCAGGCGCGCGTCTGACACGGCCCCACGGTGTCCAGTTTGGGCCCGACATTTGGCCGTGGAGCGATGACCAACTCCTGGACCGACATCAAGAATACCGACCTTGTCATTGTCATGGGCGGCAATGCCGCCGAAGCGCATCCCTGCGGCTTCAAATGGGTGACCGAGGCGAAGCACCATCGCGGCGCCAGGCTGATCGTGGTCGATCCCCGATTCACCCGCACGGCATCGGTGGCCGATTACTATGCCCCGATCCGTCCGGGCAGCGACATCGTGTTCCTGATGGGCATGATCCGCTGGATGATCGAGAACAACAAGGTTCAGTGGGATTACGTCCGCAACTATACCAACGCCTCCTTGCTGGTGAAGGACGAGTTCGGCTGGTCCGACGGGCTTTTCACCGGCTATGACGAGGAAAAGCGCGACTATGACAAGTCGTCCTGGGACTACAAGATGGGCGAGGACGGCTTCGTCCAGACCGATCCCACGCTTCAGGATCCGCGCTGCGTCTGGAACCTGCTGAAGGCCCATGTCGACGCCTATACGCCCGAGATGGTGGAACGCGTCTGCGGCACGCCTGCGGACAAGTTCCTCCACATCGCCGAGATGATCGGCGAATGCTCGACGCCGACCAAGACCATGACCTCGATGTATGCGCTTGGCTGGACGCAGCATTCCAAGGGCGCGCAGAACATCCGCGGCATGGCGATGCTGCAGTTGATCCTGGGCAACATCGGCGTCCGGGGTGGGGGCATGAACGCGCTTCGCGGCCATTCCAACATCCAGGGCCTGACCGATATCGGCCTGATGTCGAACCTGATCCCGGGATACCTGAACATTCCCACGGAAAAGGAAGCAGACTGGGCGACCTATATGTCCACCCGCGGGTTCAAGCCGATCGTGCCGGGCCAGACCAGCTATTGGCAGAACTATTCCAAGTTCATGGTCAGCTTCATGAAGTCCATGTGGGGCGACGCGGCGACGCCGGAAAACGACTGGGCCTATGACTATCTGCCGAAACTCGACGTGCCTGCCTATGACGCGATGCGCATGTTCGAGATGATGAACAACGGCAAGGTGAACCTATATTTCTGCCAGGGATTCAACGCGCTTTTGTCCTTCCCCAACCGCGACAGGATGACCGAGGCCTTCTCCAAGCTGAAGATGCTGGTGATCATGGATCCGCTGACCACGGAAACCTCGCATTTCTGGCAGAACCACGGCATCCATAACGACGTGGCTACGGCATCCATCCAGACCGAGGTTCTGGAACTGCCCACCACCTGCTTTGCCGAGGATGAAGGCGCCTTGGTCAACTCGGGACGGTGGCTGCAATGGCACTGGCCGGGGGCCACCCCTCCGGGAGAGGCCAAGCACGACACATGGATCATGGCTCAGATCTTCCAGCGGGTGAAAAAGCTCTATCAGGACGAAGGCGGGGTTTTCCCTGAACCGATCCTTAACCTGAGCTGGGACTATGCCGACCCTCTGGAACCCATGCCGGAGGAGTTGGCCAAGGAAATGAACGGCCGCGCGCTGTCCCCTGTCTATGACCTCAATGACCCGACCAAGGTCGTGGCCGAGGCTGGGCAGCAGTTGTCGAACTTTGGCCAGTATCGCGACGACGGATCGACGATGGGCGGCTGCTGGATCTATGCCGGCAGCTGGACCGAGGACGGCAACATGATGGCGCGTCGGGACAATAACGATCCCGACAACACCGGCACCTTTTCCAACTGGTCCTTCTCGTGGCCTGCGAACAGGCGGATCTTGTATAACGCTGCCTCCTGCGACCCGCAGGGCAAGCCTTGGGATCCGTCGCGCAAGATCATCGAATGGACGGGCGAAAAATGGGAAGGCTATGACGTGCCGGACATTCCGGTCACGGCAAAGCCGGGCGAGGTCCATCCCTTCATTATGAACCCGGAAGGCGTGTCGCGCTTGTTCAGCCGGGGCATGATGCGGGACGGTCCCTTCCCCACGCATATGGAGCCGTTCGAATCGCCGGTTGCCAACGTGTTCAACCCCAGGATGCGGGGCAATCCGGTGGCGCGGGTCTTCGAAAGCGTGGCAGACCAGTTCGCGGATATCGGCGATCCCGGTTTCCCCTTCGTCGCGACCTCCTATCGCCTGACCGAGCATTTCCATTACTGGACCAAGCACAACCCGGTGAACGCCGCGTTGCAGCCCGAGTTCTTCGTGGAAATCAGCGAGGAACTGGCAGCCGAACGGGGCATCGCCAAGGGTGCCCGCGTCCGGGTCTGGAGCAAGCGGGGCGAGGTCTGGGCCAAGGCCCTTGTGACCAAGCGGCTGCGGCCGATGCAGGTGGATGGCAAGACCGTCCATGTCATCGGCATTCCGCTGCACTGGGGCTTTGTGGGCGCGGCGCGCAAGGGCTTCGGCCCGAACAGCCTGACCTCTCGGGTTGGTGACGCGAACGTGGAAACGCCGGAATTCAAGGCCTTCATGGTCAATATCGAACCCGCAGCAGAGGAGCCGGTGGCATGA
- the tig gene encoding trigger factor: protein MQVKETQNEGLKRGYQFTLPAADLAATVDAKLKEAQPEVEMKGFRKGKVPMAMLKKQFGPRILGDAMQDAIDGALKSHLDTSGDRPATQPKVEMQNGEGWKEGDDVVVNVSYEALPPIPEVDLSGLTLEKLSVPAEDAAITEALENLAKSAQSFDDRTAGSPAENGDQVVIDFKGFVDGEAFEGGTGEDYPLVLGSNSFIPGFEDQLVGAKEGDDVTVTVTFPQEYGAPHLAGKEATFECKVKAVKAPQAAEIDDELAKKFGAEDLDGLKKQIAGRLEQEYAGAARAILKRSLLDQLDEKVKFDLPESLVEAEAQQIAHQLWHEENPEVHDHNHGSIEPTEEHKKLAERRVRLGLLLAEIGQKAEVTVTDQEMTQAVLRAARQYPGQERAFFEFVQQNQAVQQQLRAPIFEDKVVDHITEQAQVTEKSVTKEELEKAVEALDEL, encoded by the coding sequence ATGCAGGTCAAGGAAACCCAGAACGAAGGTCTCAAGCGGGGCTACCAGTTCACCCTGCCGGCTGCGGATCTGGCCGCCACGGTCGATGCCAAGCTGAAGGAAGCCCAGCCCGAAGTCGAGATGAAGGGCTTTCGCAAGGGCAAGGTTCCGATGGCCATGCTGAAGAAGCAGTTCGGCCCCCGCATCCTGGGCGACGCCATGCAGGACGCCATCGACGGCGCGCTCAAGTCGCACCTGGACACCTCGGGCGACCGTCCCGCGACCCAGCCCAAGGTCGAGATGCAGAACGGCGAAGGCTGGAAGGAAGGCGACGATGTTGTCGTCAACGTGTCCTACGAGGCCCTTCCCCCAATCCCCGAGGTGGACCTGTCCGGCCTGACGCTAGAAAAGCTGTCCGTCCCGGCCGAGGACGCGGCCATCACCGAGGCGCTTGAGAACCTGGCGAAATCCGCGCAGTCGTTCGATGACCGCACGGCGGGCAGCCCGGCCGAGAATGGCGACCAGGTCGTGATCGACTTCAAGGGCTTCGTCGATGGCGAGGCTTTCGAGGGCGGCACGGGCGAGGATTATCCGCTGGTGCTGGGTTCGAACAGCTTCATCCCCGGCTTCGAGGATCAGCTGGTCGGCGCCAAGGAAGGTGACGACGTGACCGTCACCGTGACCTTCCCCCAGGAATACGGCGCCCCGCATCTGGCGGGCAAGGAAGCCACCTTCGAATGCAAGGTCAAGGCCGTGAAAGCCCCCCAGGCCGCCGAGATCGACGACGAACTGGCCAAGAAGTTCGGCGCCGAGGATCTGGACGGTCTGAAAAAGCAGATCGCCGGTCGTCTGGAACAGGAATATGCCGGTGCAGCCCGCGCGATCCTGAAACGCTCGCTTCTGGACCAGCTGGACGAGAAGGTGAAGTTCGACCTGCCCGAATCGCTGGTCGAGGCCGAGGCCCAGCAGATCGCCCACCAGCTGTGGCACGAGGAAAACCCGGAGGTCCACGACCACAACCACGGCAGCATCGAGCCGACCGAGGAACACAAGAAGCTGGCCGAGCGCCGCGTGCGCCTTGGCCTGCTGCTGGCCGAGATCGGCCAGAAGGCCGAAGTGACCGTCACCGACCAGGAAATGACCCAGGCCGTGCTGCGCGCCGCCCGTCAGTATCCGGGCCAGGAACGCGCCTTCTTCGAATTCGTCCAGCAGAACCAGGCCGTGCAACAGCAGTTGCGCGCGCCGATCTTCGAGGACAAGGTCGTCGATCACATCACCGAACAAGCGCAGGTCACCGAAAAATCCGTGACCAAGGAAGAACTGGAAAAGGCTGTCGAGGCCCTGGACGAACTCTGA
- the fdhE gene encoding formate dehydrogenase accessory protein FdhE: protein MNTTIQPDPSAIGGVPTAPLAFLPNPAAVFDKRAGRFAFLADHGGNLAPYLRFLGDLTALQARLARELPPVAPIPADRVDLARSSRMPPIDRAAMARDEGMHATLDRFLADAASLTMPEAARLALSAVTAAGIADRHWLLDNILSDKIPDDSAAPHLFVAAAVQLHLARLAATLDAAKLVKIRTGTCPTCGGRPATSAVVGGAAGIESTRYATCGCCATQWNEVRVTCLCCGTTKGISYRSVETDEATVKAELCSECNSWVKILYQNKNASLEPIADDVSSLGLDMLMKGTDFRRGGFNPFIAGY, encoded by the coding sequence ATGAACACGACCATCCAGCCCGACCCCTCGGCCATCGGCGGCGTCCCCACGGCGCCGCTGGCTTTTTTGCCAAACCCGGCGGCGGTCTTTGACAAGCGCGCCGGGCGGTTCGCCTTTCTGGCCGATCACGGCGGCAACCTGGCCCCCTATCTGCGGTTCCTGGGCGACCTGACGGCGTTGCAGGCGCGTCTGGCCCGCGAACTGCCCCCCGTGGCGCCCATCCCGGCAGATCGGGTGGACCTTGCCCGGTCCAGCCGGATGCCCCCCATCGACCGCGCCGCCATGGCCCGGGACGAAGGGATGCACGCCACGCTGGACCGCTTTCTGGCGGATGCTGCCAGCCTGACCATGCCCGAAGCCGCCCGGCTGGCGCTGTCCGCCGTGACGGCTGCGGGCATCGCGGACCGGCACTGGCTGCTGGACAACATCCTGTCCGACAAGATCCCCGATGACAGCGCGGCGCCGCACCTGTTCGTGGCCGCCGCCGTGCAACTGCACCTGGCGCGGCTGGCCGCCACGCTGGACGCTGCAAAGCTGGTCAAGATCAGGACCGGCACCTGCCCCACCTGCGGCGGGCGCCCCGCGACATCGGCGGTCGTGGGGGGTGCTGCGGGGATCGAAAGCACCCGCTATGCCACGTGCGGCTGCTGCGCGACCCAGTGGAACGAGGTTCGCGTGACCTGCCTGTGCTGCGGCACCACCAAGGGGATCAGCTATCGCAGCGTCGAAACCGACGAGGCGACGGTCAAGGCCGAGCTGTGCAGCGAATGCAATTCCTGGGTCAAGATCCTGTATCAGAACAAGAATGCCAGCCTGGAACCGATTGCCGACGACGTGTCCAGCCTGGGCCTGGATATGCTGATGAAGGGCACGGATTTCCGGCGCGGCGGCTTCAACCCGTTCATCGCGGGATACTGA